The Prosthecobacter dejongeii genome contains a region encoding:
- a CDS encoding metallophosphoesterase family protein — translation MKFAIFGDIHANLEALQTVLWDAQEQGCANYVCLGDIVGYAANPVECLETVRQMGCPVVRGNHDEGAASESHLDELNPLAQAALLWTRQQLNDDQRQWLRELKLVRQVRDFTIVHSTLDSPGAWGYVTNRFDAMASFSYQFTQVCFYGHTHVPRIFEKDDSVRAARGNDVTLQRGVKYFVNVGSVGQPRDGDWRAAYAIYDVQAQTISIRRLEYDIQTAQDKIRAAGLPSLLAERLSLGK, via the coding sequence ATGAAATTTGCCATTTTCGGAGACATTCATGCCAACCTGGAGGCCCTGCAGACCGTTCTGTGGGATGCCCAGGAGCAGGGCTGTGCCAACTACGTCTGCCTCGGTGACATCGTCGGTTATGCCGCGAATCCTGTGGAATGTCTGGAAACGGTGCGCCAGATGGGGTGTCCCGTCGTGCGTGGAAATCATGACGAAGGCGCGGCCAGTGAAAGCCACCTGGATGAGCTAAATCCCCTGGCCCAAGCGGCTCTGTTGTGGACACGTCAGCAGTTGAATGACGATCAACGTCAATGGCTACGTGAGCTGAAACTGGTGCGCCAGGTGCGGGATTTCACCATCGTCCACTCCACGCTAGATTCTCCGGGAGCCTGGGGCTACGTGACCAATCGTTTTGATGCGATGGCCAGCTTCAGCTACCAGTTTACCCAGGTCTGCTTTTACGGTCACACCCATGTGCCGCGCATTTTTGAAAAGGATGATTCCGTGCGCGCTGCCCGTGGCAATGATGTCACTCTCCAGCGTGGCGTGAAGTATTTCGTCAATGTCGGCAGTGTGGGCCAGCCCCGAGATGGAGACTGGCGTGCCGCCTATGCCATCTATGATGTGCAGGCGCAGACCATTTCCATCCGCCGCCTGGAGTATGACATCCAGACCGCGCAGGATAAGATCCGTGCCGCCGGGTTGCCCTCTCTGCTGGCTGAGCGTCTGTCTTTGGGCAAATAA
- a CDS encoding glycosyltransferase family 9 protein, whose amino-acid sequence MIVKPSSLGDIVHTLPAVQAIRQAYPHLSMRWLANTEWTPLLQGSPLLDEVIPFPRKQFRGLGGLFKLHAWTRQWRSLSREAPEIVLDFQGLFRSGYIARSRGSRPVVGLSDSREGARFFHDHVVPVDAAAHAVDRYLTLPRAFGIPVEAESLTFPLAHGQKPVGWPDREDLIVLHPWSRGEGKSLSPEVVQALCEALAPRPVVLVGMSQGAAIPRGAHVVDFSNRTSLAELIWSLRQAQCVISVDSGPMHMAAAVNDRTLGIHTWSDPRQVGPYNPRAWVWKAGRVARRHTLTAEECTTSRQVTLADVPPIAAFVRNFGE is encoded by the coding sequence ATGATCGTCAAACCTAGCTCGCTGGGAGACATCGTCCACACGCTCCCCGCCGTGCAGGCCATCCGGCAGGCTTACCCACATTTGTCCATGCGCTGGCTGGCGAATACGGAATGGACACCGCTGCTCCAAGGCTCCCCCTTGTTGGACGAAGTCATCCCCTTCCCGCGTAAGCAGTTCCGTGGGCTCGGTGGATTATTCAAACTCCATGCTTGGACTCGTCAATGGCGCTCCTTGTCTCGGGAAGCGCCGGAGATCGTACTGGATTTTCAGGGTCTTTTTCGCAGTGGCTACATCGCACGTTCACGCGGTTCACGACCTGTCGTGGGCCTCTCGGATTCCCGAGAAGGTGCCCGTTTTTTTCATGATCACGTAGTGCCGGTGGATGCAGCGGCCCATGCGGTGGATCGTTACCTCACCCTGCCGCGCGCCTTTGGTATCCCGGTGGAGGCTGAGAGCCTGACTTTCCCCTTGGCCCATGGACAAAAACCCGTGGGATGGCCAGATCGAGAGGATTTGATCGTCCTACACCCCTGGTCACGGGGGGAGGGAAAGTCGCTGTCACCAGAGGTCGTCCAGGCCCTGTGTGAGGCCTTGGCTCCTCGGCCCGTGGTGCTGGTGGGCATGTCTCAGGGGGCAGCCATTCCGCGAGGTGCTCATGTGGTGGATTTCAGCAATCGCACCTCGTTAGCAGAGCTCATCTGGAGCCTGCGCCAGGCGCAGTGCGTCATCAGTGTGGACAGTGGCCCCATGCACATGGCGGCCGCAGTGAATGATCGCACGCTGGGCATCCATACCTGGAGCGATCCGCGCCAAGTGGGCCCCTACAACCCACGCGCGTGGGTGTGGAAAGCTGGCCGAGTAGCACGGCGTCACACCTTAACCGCAGAGGAATGTACCACCAGTCGTCAGGTGACCCTGGCAGATGTACCCCCAATTGCCGCCTTCGTCAGGAACTTCGGCGAGTAA
- the hemC gene encoding hydroxymethylbilane synthase — protein MSQPTLTLGTRGSELALTQTRMVTDDLQAAHANLQVVRQIIQTSGDKRQDLRFSEFNAVAHVDKGIFIKELEIALENSEIDAAVHSLKDVPSDLAAGFVIAAVLPRAPIEDVLITREACTLETLPKGARVGTSSVRRAAQLKWLRPDVEIVEIRGNVPTRVKKVLGEQPLDAVLLAAAGLIRLGLMEGSQIQIEGHTLSALTLDPVTFLPAAGQGAIAIECRAGDETSIQAVRALNHAETEARVTVEREFLRLLGAGCQTPVGAHTWISGDQLTMAVRVFNEADLSVAPVELEATGPVSDPKALAATLAKQVLG, from the coding sequence ATGTCCCAACCTACCCTCACTCTCGGCACTCGCGGCAGCGAACTGGCACTCACGCAGACCCGCATGGTCACGGACGACCTGCAGGCGGCGCATGCGAATCTGCAGGTGGTGCGCCAGATCATCCAGACCAGTGGGGACAAGCGCCAGGACCTGCGTTTTTCTGAATTCAACGCGGTGGCCCATGTGGACAAAGGCATCTTCATCAAGGAACTCGAGATTGCCCTGGAGAACAGCGAGATTGATGCCGCCGTGCACAGCCTGAAGGATGTGCCTTCGGATCTGGCGGCGGGTTTTGTCATCGCCGCTGTACTGCCTCGCGCGCCGATTGAGGATGTGCTGATCACTCGGGAGGCCTGCACTTTGGAAACACTGCCCAAGGGGGCCCGTGTGGGCACCAGCAGCGTGCGTCGCGCGGCCCAGCTCAAGTGGCTGCGGCCGGATGTGGAGATCGTCGAGATTCGCGGCAATGTGCCGACTCGCGTTAAAAAAGTTCTCGGCGAACAGCCTCTGGATGCCGTGCTGCTAGCCGCTGCCGGTTTGATCCGCCTAGGCCTCATGGAAGGCAGCCAGATTCAGATCGAAGGTCACACCCTCAGCGCCTTGACGCTGGATCCCGTGACCTTTTTACCCGCTGCAGGGCAGGGGGCCATCGCCATTGAATGCCGTGCCGGCGATGAAACCTCCATCCAGGCCGTGCGGGCCCTGAACCATGCCGAAACAGAGGCCCGCGTAACCGTGGAGCGCGAGTTCCTCCGTCTGCTAGGGGCAGGCTGCCAGACCCCTGTCGGTGCCCATACTTGGATCAGTGGGGACCAGCTCACCATGGCGGTGCGGGTTTTTAACGAAGCGGATCTATCCGTGGCACCCGTGGAACTGGAGGCCACCGGCCCCGTGTCAGATCCTAAAGCTCTCGCTGCCACCTTGGCCAAGCAAGTGCTTGGCTGA
- a CDS encoding serine/threonine protein kinase yields MTEEEIFHALLTQDDPEARQHVLEEHCQHDPLLRRRVEALLDSLKTANFMRVHLEPPTVVKNAMAESQSIGPYKLLQQIGEGGFGTVWMAEQTQPVQRRVALKIIKAGMDTKEVIARFEQERQALALMDHPNIARVLDAGATETGRPFFVMELVRGVPVTRFCDEHLLNPEARLALFIQVCRAVQHAHMKGVIHRDLKPSNILVTLHDGVPVPKVIDFGVAKAMQQRLTDKTLFTHFEQMVGTPLYMAPEQAELSGLDIDTRCDIYALGVLLYELLTGYTPFSQDELMKAGFDEMRRLIREREPKKPSTLLKTLAAATVSTVASHRQSEAPKLIGLLKGDLDWIVMKAMEKDRRRRYDTASALADDLQRHLDHEPVLARPPSTIYRLHKLMQKNRAAFITVTLVALSLLVGLAISTTLYVRLKVEKAQRAVEAAQFAIMSGEDEWITAAIRECTAAGVPQAFIGLLEGEQHLIQGRVEDAIHTLEDLVREAPQSIPARALLATAHDLADDTRSYHRVMATLADAKPKEREDYLILGHALSHSEDAKERQQGVEFMAHAIHQMRDSPMARVLLAEARTRLALHSHSLEEIQEAIADINAARGWQRHGIAVLAISSWAYAVGAKIASEKDRADLRQSWLAVAQTDGEQLATFTSYYAEKYLKLQKAIFADLGVK; encoded by the coding sequence ATGACGGAGGAAGAAATCTTCCATGCCCTGCTCACTCAGGATGACCCTGAGGCCAGGCAGCATGTGCTTGAGGAACATTGCCAGCACGATCCCCTGCTGCGGCGGCGGGTCGAGGCCTTGCTGGATTCGCTGAAGACAGCGAACTTCATGCGCGTGCATTTGGAGCCGCCAACGGTGGTCAAAAACGCCATGGCGGAGAGTCAATCCATCGGCCCGTACAAGTTACTCCAGCAGATCGGAGAAGGGGGTTTTGGCACCGTCTGGATGGCGGAACAAACCCAGCCCGTGCAGCGGCGTGTGGCCCTGAAGATCATCAAGGCCGGCATGGATACCAAGGAGGTCATCGCCCGTTTTGAGCAGGAGCGTCAGGCCCTCGCGCTGATGGATCACCCAAACATCGCGCGGGTGCTGGATGCGGGTGCGACTGAAACCGGGCGTCCCTTTTTTGTCATGGAATTGGTTCGCGGCGTGCCCGTGACGAGGTTTTGTGATGAGCACCTGCTCAACCCAGAGGCGCGGCTTGCTCTCTTCATCCAGGTCTGCAGGGCGGTGCAGCATGCTCACATGAAGGGCGTCATTCATCGCGACCTGAAGCCCTCGAACATCCTCGTCACTCTCCATGACGGCGTGCCCGTGCCGAAGGTCATTGACTTCGGCGTGGCGAAGGCCATGCAGCAGCGCCTCACGGACAAGACGCTCTTCACGCACTTCGAGCAGATGGTGGGCACCCCCCTCTACATGGCCCCCGAGCAGGCGGAACTCAGCGGGCTGGACATTGATACCCGCTGTGACATCTACGCGCTCGGCGTGCTGCTCTATGAACTCCTCACGGGTTACACCCCGTTCAGCCAGGACGAACTGATGAAGGCCGGGTTTGATGAAATGCGCCGCCTCATTCGCGAACGTGAACCGAAGAAACCTTCCACCCTTTTGAAGACGCTGGCCGCAGCCACCGTCAGCACCGTGGCCAGCCATCGCCAGAGCGAGGCGCCCAAGCTCATCGGCCTGCTGAAGGGCGACCTCGACTGGATCGTCATGAAGGCCATGGAAAAGGACCGCCGCCGCCGTTATGACACGGCCAGCGCCTTGGCGGATGATCTCCAGCGCCATCTCGATCACGAGCCCGTCCTCGCCCGTCCACCAAGCACGATCTACCGCCTGCATAAGCTGATGCAGAAAAACCGGGCGGCCTTCATCACCGTCACCTTGGTCGCCTTGTCTCTACTCGTGGGGCTAGCGATCTCCACCACGCTTTATGTGAGGCTGAAGGTTGAAAAAGCCCAGCGCGCCGTGGAGGCAGCCCAGTTTGCCATCATGAGCGGTGAGGATGAGTGGATCACCGCCGCCATCCGTGAATGCACCGCCGCTGGTGTGCCCCAGGCCTTCATCGGCCTGCTGGAGGGGGAACAGCACTTGATTCAAGGCCGGGTGGAGGATGCCATCCATACGCTTGAGGACCTTGTTCGTGAAGCCCCCCAGAGCATCCCTGCGCGTGCCCTCCTAGCCACCGCGCATGATTTGGCGGATGACACCCGCAGCTACCATCGGGTGATGGCCACGCTGGCGGATGCCAAGCCGAAAGAGCGCGAGGATTACCTCATTCTCGGTCACGCTCTCAGCCACAGTGAGGATGCGAAGGAACGCCAGCAGGGGGTCGAGTTCATGGCTCACGCCATTCATCAAATGAGGGATTCGCCCATGGCGCGGGTGCTCCTAGCGGAGGCCCGCACCCGACTCGCCCTTCACAGCCACAGCCTGGAGGAAATCCAGGAAGCGATCGCCGACATCAATGCCGCCCGTGGCTGGCAGCGCCACGGCATCGCCGTGCTCGCCATCAGCTCCTGGGCCTATGCCGTGGGGGCGAAGATCGCTTCTGAAAAAGACCGGGCTGATCTACGCCAGTCCTGGCTGGCAGTCGCCCAAACGGATGGGGAACAACTGGCCACCTTCACCAGCTACTACGCGGAAAAATACCTGAAACTGCAGAAAGCCATCTTTGCCGATTTGGGCGTGAAGTGA
- a CDS encoding DNA-binding protein: MRNDESEEPRRGSPALHSEKIMTDRKIFFLDLKENERGRVIKITEDVRGRRDTIMLPLEAADEFLDALQRILEVERDLQ, translated from the coding sequence ATGAGGAACGACGAATCTGAAGAGCCGAGGCGCGGCAGCCCAGCGCTGCACTCCGAAAAGATCATGACGGACCGGAAAATTTTCTTTCTGGACCTCAAAGAAAATGAACGGGGTCGCGTGATCAAAATCACCGAAGACGTCCGTGGCCGTCGGGATACCATCATGCTGCCCCTGGAGGCTGCCGATGAATTTCTCGATGCCCTTCAGCGCATCCTCGAAGTCGAACGCGACCTTCAGTAG